The window GAAATATCTTTTAGCATAAACTGCTCAGTGTAAAAGTATAAAAGGCATCAACCTTTGGGTTAATGCCTCTATTTGACACAGTATTTTTAGAAGTTGGTAAAATCTATTATCACCTTCCCGTGAGCTTTACCCTGCTCTACATAAGCCAATGCACCTTTCGCGTCATTTGCTGAATAAACAGTATCGATTTTAGTCGATAAAAGTCCCCCATCGACTTGTTGAGCTATCCATGCGAGTTGCTCCCCACTAGCTTGATGGAAAAGCAATGAGAGTGTCACGTTATTGGCTTTAGCCAGTTCATCAAACATAGCGCCTACTAATGTAATAACAGAGCCCCCTGCTTTAGTTACTTTAATAGATTTCTCTTGCACTTCACCGCCGATAGTATCAATAACGATATCGACATCTGAAACCAACTGACTAAAATCTTCAGTTCTAAAGTCAATAACTTGGTCGGCACCTTTTTGTTTTAACTGCTCAGCAACATCACTTACAGCTGTGGTAATAATTTCATTTGCTCCTAAAATTTTTGCGATCTGAATTGCTTGTGAGCCAACGCCTCCAGCACCACCATGAATAAGCACTTTCTTACCTTCAACATTCCCTCCCATCAGTAATGCTTGGTATGCAGTTAAAGAAACTTGGGGAATTGCAGCACTTTCCAATAACGATACTGAAGTAGGCTTCTTAGCAACTGCGTCAACACTCACTAATTGAAACTCAGCAAATGTTGCAGCTTCGCTGTAATCTGGTCTGAAGAATACTTGATCGCCAACTTTAAATTTATTTACATCATCAGCCACTTCAACAACAACACCCGCGCCATCACTACCTGTTACGTAAGGAAAGCTCATTGGCATCATATCTTTCATATAACCTGCACGTAGTACGTTGTCCAAAGGATTCACGCTAGCTGCATGCACTTTGACTAGTACTTTTCCCGCTTCAATGCTTGGTGTTGGAATTTCGTTAAACGCGACTACGTTGTTTATTTCACCATATGCTTTTACTTGAACTACTTTCATGATCTTGCCTCTTTAGAATTGAATCACTATTTGATGAGACAAATATTACATTATGCGCTACAGTTGATTAATAATATAAAAAAGAAATCATTATTCTCATATGGAGCACAAATGGATAAATTACGTGGCATGGAAGTTTTTCGAGAAGTCGCAAGAAAACACAGCTTTTCTAAAGCAGCAGAAAGCCTAGATTTGGCAAATTCAGCAGTGAGTCGTTATGTTACAGAGTTAGAGAGATGGCTTAACGTAAAACTGTTGTATAGAACAACCCGAAGTTTAACGCTTACGGAGGAAGGGAAGCTTTATTTGGAAAAAATTGACGACATATTAACTTCCGTGGCCACTCTTGAAAATATATCCGTTGCAAGTCAGCAGGAATTAAGAGGAACTCTTCGTATAACCGCTCCTAACTTTTGGGGTACATTCGTACTCAAACCTCTAATGGTTGAATTTATGGGGAAGCACCCAAACGTTAATATTAATTCTCTATTTTTATACCGAAAAGTAAATTTAATCGAGGAAGGTTATGATTTAGCCGTGCGCATAGGGCATTTACCTTCAAGTGGTTTAATTGCTCGACAAGTATCAACAATGCAATTAAAGCTTGTAGCTACGCCTGTGTATATTGAAAAAAATGGATTACCAACACACCCTAGAGATTTGGTTCAGCATCAGTGCTTAATAGATACCGTCCCGGACTATCATAGTAAGTGGCCATTCATAGAAAACAAAAAGAATTTTTCTGTTGCTGTTGATGGAAAAATGCTATCCAATGAACCAGAATTATTACGTGATTTGGCACTTGATAGTCAAGGAATAACTTATTTA is drawn from Vibrio sp. SNU_ST1 and contains these coding sequences:
- a CDS encoding NADP-dependent oxidoreductase — encoded protein: MKVVQVKAYGEINNVVAFNEIPTPSIEAGKVLVKVHAASVNPLDNVLRAGYMKDMMPMSFPYVTGSDGAGVVVEVADDVNKFKVGDQVFFRPDYSEAATFAEFQLVSVDAVAKKPTSVSLLESAAIPQVSLTAYQALLMGGNVEGKKVLIHGGAGGVGSQAIQIAKILGANEIITTAVSDVAEQLKQKGADQVIDFRTEDFSQLVSDVDIVIDTIGGEVQEKSIKVTKAGGSVITLVGAMFDELAKANNVTLSLLFHQASGEQLAWIAQQVDGGLLSTKIDTVYSANDAKGALAYVEQGKAHGKVIIDFTNF
- a CDS encoding LysR family transcriptional regulator; this encodes MDKLRGMEVFREVARKHSFSKAAESLDLANSAVSRYVTELERWLNVKLLYRTTRSLTLTEEGKLYLEKIDDILTSVATLENISVASQQELRGTLRITAPNFWGTFVLKPLMVEFMGKHPNVNINSLFLYRKVNLIEEGYDLAVRIGHLPSSGLIARQVSTMQLKLVATPVYIEKNGLPTHPRDLVQHQCLIDTVPDYHSKWPFIENKKNFSVAVDGKMLSNEPELLRDLALDSQGITYLPEFFVDPYIKSGEFIELLPEYCISNLPVNIVYPQNKQMNPALRVFINTIVENLKSSCTKLGESNTRKI